In one Kitasatospora cineracea genomic region, the following are encoded:
- a CDS encoding magnesium transporter MgtE N-terminal domain-containing protein, translated as MATNTLFSSTTARLRDRRVNLDHRATASRAVRASLVSLAGLIGAPVTNQAGAEVGRLADVVARLYGPDPYPPMTGLILRIGRRRTFLPAEAIGRLGAGHVRLRASRVDLRDFQRRPGEVLLARDVLDHQLVDVDGVQVTRAADLYLAPLVGRVVLVGVDVSLPTLLRRLGPRRWQARPTPERVLDWQSFAPFGEQATEGPAEVRLRSSRSALHQLRPADLADILEDLGRSERQQLLGWLAPEQAADALEEMEPAELENLLREARPEHAARLVDEMEPDEAADALRDLQPGERERLLERMPHGEAAELRGLLAHREGTAGGAMTTRLVTARLEQTVAEVRAELAAQAEHRTEIDAVVVLDTAGRLVADVPLFDLAVAEDSTPVTDLVAWLAQFGPPVAVSPDARLAKVADRLVAARKSSLLVVDEEDRPLGRILADDILDALLPERGRLHFRRFLQ; from the coding sequence ATGGCCACCAACACACTGTTCAGCTCGACCACGGCCCGGCTGCGCGACCGCCGGGTCAACCTCGACCACCGGGCCACCGCCAGCCGCGCGGTGCGCGCCTCCCTGGTCTCGCTGGCCGGGCTGATCGGGGCGCCGGTCACCAACCAGGCCGGGGCGGAGGTCGGTCGGCTGGCCGACGTGGTCGCCCGGCTGTACGGCCCGGACCCGTACCCGCCGATGACCGGGCTGATCCTGCGGATCGGGCGGCGCCGGACGTTCCTGCCCGCCGAAGCGATCGGACGGCTTGGCGCCGGGCACGTCCGGCTCCGGGCGTCCCGCGTCGACCTGCGGGACTTCCAGCGGCGCCCCGGTGAGGTGCTGCTGGCCCGCGACGTGCTGGACCACCAGCTCGTCGACGTCGACGGCGTCCAGGTCACCCGGGCCGCCGACCTGTACCTGGCGCCGCTGGTCGGCCGGGTGGTGCTGGTCGGAGTGGACGTGTCGCTGCCGACCCTGCTGCGCCGGCTGGGCCCGCGCCGCTGGCAGGCCCGGCCCACCCCGGAACGCGTGCTGGACTGGCAGTCGTTCGCCCCGTTCGGCGAGCAGGCCACCGAGGGACCGGCCGAAGTCCGGCTGCGGTCCTCCCGCTCGGCCCTGCACCAGCTCCGCCCCGCGGACCTGGCCGACATCCTGGAGGACCTCGGCCGCAGCGAACGGCAGCAGCTGCTGGGCTGGTTGGCACCCGAGCAGGCCGCCGACGCGCTGGAGGAGATGGAGCCCGCCGAGCTGGAGAACCTGCTGCGCGAGGCCAGGCCGGAGCACGCCGCACGGCTGGTCGACGAGATGGAGCCCGACGAGGCCGCCGACGCGCTGCGCGACCTCCAACCGGGCGAGCGGGAGCGGCTGTTGGAACGGATGCCCCACGGGGAGGCCGCCGAGCTGCGCGGGCTGCTCGCCCACCGGGAGGGCACCGCCGGTGGCGCGATGACGACCCGGCTGGTCACCGCCCGGCTGGAGCAGACCGTCGCCGAGGTCCGCGCCGAACTGGCCGCGCAGGCCGAGCACCGCACCGAGATCGACGCCGTCGTGGTGCTGGACACCGCTGGGCGGCTGGTCGCCGACGTGCCGCTGTTCGACCTGGCGGTGGCCGAGGACAGCACGCCGGTCACCGATCTGGTGGCCTGGCTGGCCCAGTTCGGCCCGCCCGTCGCGGTCTCCCCCGACGCCCGGCTGGCCAAGGTCGCCGACCGGCTGGTGGCCGCCCGCAAGTCCTCCCTCCTGGTGGTCGACGAGGAGGACCGGCCGCTCGGCCGGATCCTCGCCGACGACATCCTCGACGCCCTGCTGCCCGAGCGCGGGCGCCTGCACTTCCGGAGGTTCCTCCAGTGA
- a CDS encoding xanthine dehydrogenase family protein molybdopterin-binding subunit — translation MTFIDRPAAIGLDLPRRDGAAKVRGTAVYAYETPVEHPAYAHPVQATVARGRVTALDTAAAEALDGVLAVLTPATAERLASTEDRELAALQDDEVAFRGQVVALVVADSSETARHAAALVRVSYARAAHDSELRADRDDLYAPERVNPDFATDTVEGDVAAATAAAAAVVEQTYTTAMYHNNPMEPHATTARWEPGDGRLTLWDSTQGVHPARSAVASVFGLDEAKVRVICPYVGGGFGSKGTPHVNVVLAAMAARAVPGRAVRLALTRQQMFSLAGYRTPTIQRCLLAAERDGTLTALALDVVEQTSRIKEFAEQTGVPARMMYAVANRRTTHRLAALDVPVPSWMRAPGECPGMFGPEVAMDELAERLGLDPVELRIRNEPATDPETGKPFSSRNLVGCLREGAARFGWNGRDPRPGVRRDGDWLVGTGVAASTYPVHRMSKSTAVIRREGDRYVAEIGAADLGTGTWTTLAQIAADALGVGVERVEVRIGDTAYPVASVAGGSSGMSTWGSAVVEAARALRARYGAEPPDRAEASGSVQPADDRWAMHAFGAQFAEARVHLDTGEIRVPRLLGVFAAGRIVNPRTARSQFIGGMTMGLSMALHEHSVLDPRTGHVVNHDLADYHITANADVTEVEAHWLDEHDPHVNAMGTKGIGEIGIVGTAAAVSNAVWHACGVRVRDLPVTLDKVLPGLEDLPGR, via the coding sequence ATGACGTTCATCGACCGCCCCGCCGCCATCGGCCTGGACCTGCCCCGCCGGGACGGCGCCGCCAAGGTGCGCGGCACCGCCGTCTACGCCTACGAGACGCCGGTGGAGCACCCCGCCTACGCGCACCCCGTCCAGGCCACCGTCGCCCGGGGGCGGGTCACCGCGCTGGACACCGCCGCCGCCGAGGCGCTCGACGGCGTGCTCGCGGTGCTCACCCCCGCCACCGCGGAACGCCTGGCCTCCACCGAGGACCGGGAACTGGCGGCCCTCCAGGACGACGAGGTCGCCTTCCGCGGCCAGGTCGTCGCGCTGGTCGTCGCCGACAGCTCCGAGACGGCCCGGCACGCCGCCGCCCTGGTCCGGGTGAGCTACGCGCGGGCGGCGCACGACAGCGAGCTGCGGGCCGACCGCGACGACCTGTACGCGCCCGAGCGGGTGAACCCGGACTTCGCCACCGACACCGTCGAGGGCGACGTCGCGGCCGCCACCGCCGCCGCGGCGGCGGTGGTCGAGCAGACGTACACCACCGCGATGTACCACAACAATCCGATGGAGCCGCACGCCACCACCGCCCGGTGGGAGCCCGGCGACGGCCGCCTCACCCTGTGGGACTCCACCCAGGGCGTCCACCCCGCCCGCAGTGCCGTGGCGTCGGTGTTCGGCCTCGACGAGGCGAAGGTCCGGGTCATCTGCCCGTACGTCGGCGGCGGCTTCGGGTCGAAGGGCACCCCGCACGTCAACGTGGTGCTCGCCGCGATGGCCGCGCGCGCCGTCCCCGGCCGGGCGGTGCGCCTCGCGCTGACCCGGCAGCAGATGTTCTCCCTCGCCGGCTACCGCACCCCCACCATCCAGCGCTGCCTCCTCGCCGCCGAACGCGACGGCACGCTGACCGCCCTCGCGCTCGACGTCGTCGAACAGACCTCGCGGATCAAGGAGTTCGCCGAGCAGACCGGCGTGCCCGCCCGGATGATGTACGCCGTCGCCAACCGGCGCACCACCCACCGCCTCGCCGCCCTCGACGTCCCCGTGCCGTCCTGGATGCGCGCGCCCGGGGAGTGCCCCGGCATGTTCGGGCCCGAGGTGGCGATGGACGAACTGGCCGAGCGCCTCGGCCTCGACCCGGTCGAGCTGCGGATCCGCAACGAACCCGCCACCGACCCGGAGACCGGCAAGCCCTTCTCCAGCCGCAACCTGGTCGGCTGCCTGCGCGAGGGCGCGGCGCGGTTCGGCTGGAACGGGCGCGACCCGCGGCCCGGCGTGCGCCGCGACGGCGACTGGCTGGTCGGCACCGGCGTCGCCGCCTCCACCTACCCGGTGCACCGGATGTCGAAGTCGACGGCGGTGATCCGGCGGGAGGGCGACCGGTACGTCGCCGAGATCGGCGCGGCCGACCTCGGCACCGGCACCTGGACCACGCTCGCGCAGATCGCCGCGGACGCGCTCGGCGTCGGCGTCGAGCGGGTCGAGGTGCGGATCGGCGACACCGCCTACCCGGTGGCGTCGGTGGCGGGCGGCTCCTCGGGCATGTCGACCTGGGGCTCGGCCGTGGTCGAGGCCGCCCGCGCCCTCCGCGCCCGGTACGGCGCCGAGCCGCCGGACCGGGCCGAGGCGTCCGGCTCCGTCCAGCCGGCGGACGACCGCTGGGCGATGCACGCCTTCGGCGCCCAGTTCGCCGAGGCCCGGGTCCACCTGGACACGGGGGAGATCCGGGTACCGCGCCTGCTGGGCGTCTTCGCCGCCGGACGGATCGTCAACCCGCGCACGGCGCGCTCGCAGTTCATCGGCGGCATGACGATGGGGCTGTCCATGGCGCTGCACGAGCACAGCGTCCTCGACCCCCGGACCGGCCACGTCGTCAACCACGACCTCGCCGACTACCACATCACGGCCAACGCGGACGTCACCGAGGTCGAGGCCCACTGGCTCGACGAACACGACCCCCACGTCAACGCGATGGGGACCAAGGGCATCGGCGAGATCGGCATCGTCGGAACGGCCGCCGCGGTGTCCAACGCCGTGTGGCACGCCTGCGGCGTCCGCGTGCGGGACCTGCCCGTCACGCTGGACAAGGTGCTGCCCGGCCTGGAGGACCTGCCCGGGCGGTGA
- a CDS encoding NRAMP family divalent metal transporter, which produces MNARTGLGPTDPAAAPTAAGPTTAPRSSDHFPSQTGPSAAGPVTGAGPGRPAPARRRGLRRIAAVAMIAGPGLVAANAGNDAAGIATYASAGSQYTYGTLFFMVLVTVALVMVQEMAVRLGAHTGKGLGALIREQFSLRLTALAVGCLLLANTGLVVSEFAGIGAAFELLGIPKWAVVPPAAVLLWALVLFGSYRWAERIFLVMSLAFFSYPIAMVLGHPHWGEVGRNLAVPHMQPSSDFVLLAVALIGTTVSPYMQFYAAAGVVDRGAKPEDYRLIRADAVLGAVFACVISLTIIIATAAAIGGTGPLQSASEAARALEPVAGPGAELLFAFGLLGASALAGAVVPLSASYAIGEAAGVERSVSRRFRDAPLFLGVFTAQIALGAIVALTPVDVIQLLIGTQVLQGLISPIVLVYLLVLTNRRSLLGAAANGPRYRIAATAVVVGVALMSTVLLVQTVLGWFGLA; this is translated from the coding sequence GTGAACGCCCGCACCGGCCTCGGCCCGACCGACCCCGCAGCCGCCCCCACCGCTGCCGGCCCCACCACTGCTCCCCGGTCCTCCGACCACTTCCCCTCCCAGACCGGTCCCTCCGCGGCCGGGCCCGTCACCGGGGCCGGGCCCGGGCGCCCGGCCCCGGCCCGTCGGCGCGGGCTGCGCCGGATCGCCGCGGTGGCGATGATCGCCGGCCCCGGGCTGGTCGCCGCCAACGCGGGCAACGACGCCGCCGGCATCGCCACCTATGCCTCGGCCGGCTCCCAGTACACCTACGGCACGCTGTTCTTCATGGTGCTGGTGACCGTCGCCCTGGTGATGGTCCAGGAGATGGCCGTCCGGCTCGGCGCGCACACCGGCAAGGGGCTCGGGGCACTGATCCGCGAGCAGTTCAGCCTCCGGCTGACCGCCCTGGCGGTCGGCTGCCTGCTGCTGGCGAACACCGGCCTGGTGGTCAGCGAGTTCGCCGGGATCGGCGCGGCCTTCGAGCTGCTGGGCATTCCGAAGTGGGCGGTGGTGCCGCCCGCCGCCGTGCTGCTGTGGGCGCTGGTGCTGTTCGGCTCCTACCGGTGGGCGGAGCGGATCTTCCTGGTGATGTCGCTGGCGTTCTTCTCCTACCCGATCGCCATGGTGCTCGGGCACCCGCACTGGGGGGAGGTCGGCCGGAACCTCGCGGTGCCGCACATGCAGCCCTCCAGCGACTTCGTCCTGCTGGCCGTCGCACTGATCGGTACGACCGTCAGCCCGTACATGCAGTTCTACGCGGCGGCCGGCGTCGTGGACCGGGGCGCGAAGCCGGAGGACTACCGGCTGATCCGGGCGGACGCCGTGCTCGGTGCGGTGTTCGCCTGCGTGATCAGCCTGACCATCATCATCGCCACCGCGGCGGCGATCGGCGGGACGGGACCGCTGCAGTCCGCCTCCGAGGCCGCCCGGGCGCTGGAGCCGGTGGCCGGGCCGGGCGCGGAACTGCTGTTCGCCTTCGGGCTGCTCGGCGCCTCGGCCCTGGCCGGGGCCGTGGTGCCGCTGTCGGCGAGCTACGCGATCGGCGAGGCGGCCGGGGTGGAGCGCTCGGTCTCCCGCCGCTTCCGGGACGCCCCGCTGTTCCTCGGCGTGTTCACCGCGCAGATCGCCCTGGGCGCGATCGTGGCGCTGACCCCGGTCGACGTCATCCAGCTGCTGATCGGCACCCAGGTGCTCCAGGGGCTGATCAGCCCGATCGTGCTGGTGTACCTGCTGGTGCTGACCAACCGGCGTTCCCTGCTCGGCGCCGCCGCGAACGGCCCGCGCTACCGGATCGCCGCGACCGCAGTGGTCGTCGGGGTGGCGCTGATGTCCACCGTCCTGCTGGTGCAGACCGTCCTCGGCTGGTTCGGCCTGGCCTGA
- a CDS encoding DUF2087 domain-containing protein has protein sequence MSAHEPPADLAAFFSDGRLVSVPRRPARRAALLGHLVRALFDPERSYTEREVNETLLGVHSDSAMLRRYLVEARLLIRTRDGSSYRRAVADDCDGPAAPTGPASAQPPAA, from the coding sequence ATGTCTGCTCACGAACCGCCGGCCGATCTCGCCGCTTTCTTCTCCGACGGCCGTCTGGTCTCCGTCCCGCGCCGGCCGGCCCGCCGCGCCGCCCTGCTCGGGCACCTCGTGCGCGCCCTCTTCGACCCCGAGCGCTCGTACACCGAGCGGGAGGTCAACGAGACGCTGCTCGGCGTCCATTCCGACAGCGCCATGCTCCGGCGCTACCTGGTCGAGGCCCGGTTGCTGATCCGCACCCGGGACGGGTCTAGCTACCGGCGGGCCGTCGCCGACGACTGCGACGGCCCGGCTGCCCCGACCGGTCCGGCGAGCGCTCAGCCGCCCGCCGCGTAG
- a CDS encoding acyltransferase family protein translates to MDGGTGRSRYVDLLRAGAIVLVVLGHWLITALVRAPDGALAAPELMAAVPWTQWLTLGFQIMPVFFLAGGYAAAGSWNRCRAGGGTAAGWIRGRALRLLLPTAAYLVPTLGGLAIAGACGADPALLGMIGWALAMQFWFLPVYLAISMLTPWLAALHRRWGLGSVAALAAAGAAVGLLVIEVDADWAYRVGLLNYLLVWAVAYQLGFAWRAGGAVARPVFGAALAVGGAAGYAALVGFGPFPVSLVLVSGEEVSNTDPPSLAMLAWLLAQCGLCLLLAPYAERVLNARRGPGRLIAQLGRAGMSLYLWHMVPVLAVGAAFYLTDLAPEPEVGSAAWWAWRPAWVLVLAVLLGALLAALRPVDGLLLRLAGRIRAQARTAGAGRSAMLLAGLAAVGWALARWAVQGLARSGSPDWRVLLAFAIGVVLVGGAAGPRSPTAAAAEQTVGQPVGQGS, encoded by the coding sequence ATGGACGGTGGAACGGGTCGCAGCAGGTACGTGGACCTGCTGCGCGCGGGGGCGATCGTGCTGGTGGTGCTCGGCCACTGGCTGATCACCGCACTGGTACGGGCACCTGACGGAGCGTTGGCGGCGCCCGAGCTGATGGCGGCCGTGCCGTGGACGCAGTGGCTGACCCTGGGCTTCCAGATCATGCCGGTTTTCTTCCTGGCCGGCGGCTACGCGGCGGCCGGTTCCTGGAACCGCTGCCGGGCCGGGGGCGGGACGGCAGCGGGCTGGATCCGCGGCCGCGCCCTGCGGCTGCTGCTGCCCACCGCCGCCTACCTGGTGCCGACGCTGGGCGGTCTGGCGATCGCGGGGGCGTGCGGGGCCGATCCGGCACTGCTCGGCATGATCGGGTGGGCGCTGGCGATGCAGTTCTGGTTCCTGCCCGTGTACCTGGCGATCAGCATGCTGACACCGTGGCTGGCCGCGCTGCACCGGCGTTGGGGCCTGGGCTCGGTCGCGGCCCTCGCCGCGGCGGGGGCGGCGGTCGGCCTGCTGGTGATCGAGGTGGACGCCGACTGGGCGTACCGGGTCGGCCTGCTGAACTACCTGCTGGTCTGGGCCGTCGCCTACCAGCTCGGCTTCGCCTGGCGGGCGGGCGGCGCGGTGGCCCGCCCGGTGTTCGGCGCGGCCCTGGCGGTGGGCGGGGCGGCCGGGTACGCGGCGCTGGTCGGGTTCGGGCCGTTCCCGGTCAGCCTGGTCCTGGTCAGCGGCGAGGAGGTCTCGAACACCGACCCGCCGTCGTTGGCGATGCTGGCCTGGCTGCTCGCCCAGTGCGGGCTGTGCCTGCTGCTGGCTCCGTACGCCGAGCGCGTCCTGAACGCCCGGCGGGGCCCCGGCCGGCTGATCGCCCAGCTCGGCCGGGCCGGCATGTCGCTGTACCTCTGGCACATGGTGCCCGTGCTGGCCGTAGGGGCCGCGTTCTACCTCACCGACCTGGCCCCCGAACCGGAGGTCGGCTCGGCAGCCTGGTGGGCCTGGCGCCCGGCGTGGGTGCTGGTGCTGGCCGTGCTGCTCGGCGCGCTGCTGGCCGCCCTGCGCCCGGTCGACGGCCTGCTGCTGCGGCTGGCCGGGCGCATCCGGGCACAGGCCCGGACAGCGGGCGCGGGACGGTCCGCCATGCTGCTCGCGGGGCTGGCGGCGGTGGGCTGGGCCCTGGCCCGCTGGGCGGTCCAGGGCCTGGCCCGGAGCGGATCGCCCGACTGGCGGGTCCTGCTCGCCTTCGCCATCGGTGTGGTGCTGGTCGGCGGCGCGGCGGGCCCGCGGAGCCCGACAGCGGCCGCGGCGGAACAGACCGTGGGGCAGCCGGTGGGACAGGGCAGCTGA
- a CDS encoding GNAT family N-acetyltransferase, which yields MTFRLTALTDPADSPFSHRLAWLASARDGTPLGSAFLRLFDSPEQAHLCELTLDVHPAERRRGAGSALLAAAVAAAREDGRGALLAQAVEGSPGDAFLSARGFGRALVLDFARLDLTAGTSTGGAAAAGLPSGYRLVSWLGSCPEEWLPAFTRSRSAMDDIPLGDVGFGRVVWDEARVLAVAKAVADRGELLHTVAVLETATGDLVGFSELVLPADRSGDGQHYGTAVQPAHRRRGLARAMKAEAIRWTRAEHPAITGLLTDTADHNTGMLAVNRALGYRSTHRSVEFRRPL from the coding sequence GTGACCTTCCGCCTGACCGCCCTCACCGATCCCGCCGACAGCCCCTTCTCCCACCGCCTCGCCTGGCTGGCCTCCGCCCGGGACGGCACCCCGCTCGGCAGCGCCTTCCTCCGCCTGTTCGACTCCCCCGAACAGGCCCATCTCTGCGAACTCACCCTGGACGTCCACCCCGCCGAGCGACGCCGCGGCGCCGGGTCGGCACTGCTCGCGGCCGCGGTCGCCGCGGCCCGGGAGGACGGGCGCGGCGCCCTGCTCGCCCAGGCCGTCGAGGGCTCCCCGGGCGACGCCTTCCTCTCCGCCCGGGGCTTCGGACGGGCCCTCGTCCTCGACTTCGCCCGGCTGGACCTGACGGCCGGAACCTCCACCGGTGGAGCGGCGGCGGCCGGGCTCCCGTCCGGCTACCGGCTGGTCTCCTGGCTCGGCAGCTGCCCCGAGGAGTGGCTGCCGGCCTTCACCCGCTCGCGCAGCGCCATGGACGACATCCCGCTGGGCGACGTCGGGTTCGGCCGGGTCGTGTGGGACGAGGCCCGGGTGCTGGCCGTGGCGAAGGCCGTCGCCGACCGGGGCGAACTGCTGCACACCGTCGCCGTGCTGGAGACCGCCACCGGCGACCTGGTCGGGTTCAGCGAGCTGGTGCTGCCCGCCGACCGGTCCGGCGACGGCCAGCACTACGGCACCGCCGTCCAGCCCGCCCACCGCAGGCGCGGCCTGGCCCGGGCGATGAAGGCCGAGGCGATCCGTTGGACGCGGGCCGAGCACCCCGCGATCACCGGCCTGCTCACCGACACCGCCGACCACAACACCGGCATGCTGGCGGTCAACCGCGCCCTGGGCTATCGGAGCACCCACCGCTCCGTCGAGTTCCGCCGCCCGCTCTGA
- a CDS encoding serine hydrolase domain-containing protein, protein MRTTDEPRGAGGLQALLERRVADGTVPGAVALVAREGRVETAAAGELSRESPVRIASVGKPVTAAAALQLVDDGVLALDDPVERWLPELADLRVVRTPRAPVTDTVPANRPVTVRDVMESRAGYGFSTDFTLPALAPLFAELAQAPPRPQQVAPPEEWTAALAGIPMLHQPGEAWLYNTCSDIQGVLIARAAGQPLDRVLTERLFEPLGMPDTAFHAPPGRLTPLYHPDPDGTLTVADPPDGQWSTPPPFPSGAGGLVSTLDDVFTFLRMLRAGGRAEDGRRVLSLGAVRLMTTNHLTERQRKDSELFLEGQGWGYGGSVDVVRRDPWNTPGRYGWVGGTGTAAHVVRRTGLVTVLLTQREMTGPTPPPLLREFWSYAAGG, encoded by the coding sequence ATGCGCACGACGGACGAGCCGCGCGGCGCGGGCGGACTGCAGGCGCTGCTGGAGCGTCGGGTCGCGGACGGGACGGTGCCGGGGGCGGTCGCCCTGGTCGCCCGCGAGGGGCGGGTCGAGACGGCCGCCGCGGGCGAGCTGAGCAGGGAGTCGCCGGTACGGATCGCCTCGGTCGGGAAGCCCGTCACGGCCGCGGCGGCGCTCCAACTGGTCGACGACGGGGTGCTGGCGCTCGACGACCCGGTCGAGCGCTGGCTGCCGGAGCTGGCCGACCTGCGGGTGGTGCGGACACCACGCGCCCCGGTGACGGACACCGTCCCGGCGAACCGGCCCGTCACGGTACGGGACGTCATGGAGTCGCGGGCCGGCTACGGCTTCTCGACGGACTTCACCCTGCCGGCGCTGGCCCCGCTGTTCGCGGAGCTCGCCCAGGCACCGCCCCGGCCCCAGCAGGTGGCACCGCCCGAGGAGTGGACGGCCGCCCTGGCGGGCATCCCGATGCTCCACCAGCCGGGTGAGGCCTGGCTCTACAACACCTGCTCCGACATCCAGGGCGTCCTGATCGCCCGGGCGGCCGGGCAGCCGCTCGACCGAGTCCTGACGGAGCGGCTGTTCGAACCGCTGGGCATGCCCGACACGGCCTTCCACGCGCCACCGGGGCGGCTGACCCCGCTGTACCACCCGGACCCGGACGGCACCCTGACGGTGGCCGACCCACCGGACGGCCAGTGGAGCACCCCGCCCCCGTTCCCGTCCGGGGCCGGCGGCCTGGTGTCCACCCTCGACGACGTGTTCACGTTCCTGCGGATGCTGCGCGCGGGCGGCCGCGCCGAGGACGGGCGGCGGGTGCTCTCGCTGGGCGCGGTCCGGCTGATGACCACCAACCACCTGACGGAGCGCCAACGCAAGGACAGCGAGCTGTTCCTGGAGGGGCAGGGCTGGGGCTACGGCGGCTCGGTGGACGTGGTCCGCCGAGACCCGTGGAACACGCCGGGCCGCTACGGCTGGGTCGGCGGCACCGGCACCGCCGCCCACGTGGTGCGACGCACCGGGCTGGTGACGGTACTGCTCACCCAGCGGGAGATGACGGGGCCCACCCCGCCACCGCTGCTGCGCGAGTTCTGGAGCTACGCGGCGGGCGGCTGA
- a CDS encoding FAD binding domain-containing protein: MKPFDYRSPADPAAAVRSVAGNPAAVFLGGGTNLVDHLKLGVAAPDLVVHVADLLPAGIEELDGGALRIGAGVRNSDLAADRRVRERFPVLSQALLSGASGQLRNMATTGGNPLQRTRCVYFQDVTTACNKRQPGSGCSAVGGWTRHHAILGASEHCLAVHPSDMAVAMAALDAEVRVLGPDGERTIPFTGLHRLPADTPERDTVLEHGDLITAIDLPALPLARRSAYRKVRDRASYAFALVSVAAAVDVRDGVITDARVALGGVAHVPWRAHRAERVLRGAPATEETYRAAADAELADARPADGPDGGNAFKIPLLRRTLAATLRGLVREDAR; this comes from the coding sequence GTGAAACCGTTCGACTACCGGAGCCCGGCCGACCCGGCGGCGGCCGTCCGCAGCGTCGCCGGGAACCCGGCCGCGGTGTTCCTCGGCGGCGGGACGAACCTGGTCGACCACCTCAAACTCGGCGTCGCCGCCCCCGACCTGGTCGTCCACGTCGCCGACCTGCTGCCCGCCGGGATCGAGGAACTCGACGGGGGAGCCCTCCGGATCGGCGCGGGCGTCCGCAACAGCGACCTCGCCGCCGACCGGCGGGTGCGCGAGCGCTTCCCCGTGCTGTCCCAGGCCCTGCTCTCGGGCGCGTCGGGCCAACTGCGCAACATGGCCACCACCGGCGGCAACCCGTTGCAGCGCACCCGCTGCGTCTACTTCCAGGACGTCACCACGGCGTGCAACAAGCGGCAGCCCGGCTCGGGCTGCTCCGCCGTCGGCGGCTGGACCCGCCACCACGCGATCCTCGGCGCCTCCGAGCACTGCCTCGCCGTCCACCCCTCCGACATGGCCGTGGCGATGGCCGCCCTCGACGCCGAGGTACGGGTGCTGGGGCCGGACGGCGAACGCACGATCCCCTTCACCGGCCTGCACCGGCTGCCCGCCGACACCCCCGAGCGGGACACGGTGCTCGAACACGGGGACCTGATCACCGCGATCGACCTGCCGGCCCTGCCGCTCGCCCGCCGCTCGGCCTACCGCAAGGTGCGCGACCGGGCCTCGTACGCGTTCGCCCTGGTCAGCGTCGCCGCGGCGGTGGACGTCCGGGACGGGGTGATCACGGACGCGCGGGTCGCCCTCGGCGGCGTGGCCCACGTGCCGTGGCGCGCGCACCGGGCCGAGCGGGTGCTGCGCGGCGCCCCCGCCACCGAGGAGACCTACCGCGCCGCCGCGGACGCCGAACTCGCCGACGCCCGCCCGGCCGACGGACCGGACGGCGGCAACGCCTTCAAGATCCCGCTGCTGCGCCGCACCCTCGCCGCCACCCTGCGCGGACTCGTCCGGGAGGACGCCCGATGA